Proteins encoded by one window of Rhodohalobacter sp. SW132:
- the mnmE gene encoding tRNA uridine-5-carboxymethylaminomethyl(34) synthesis GTPase MnmE, with protein MSDIIQNQPIAAIATPVGEGGIAVIRVSGRESIKKVNACFRGKDLTDADSHTVHFGKIIKKDGRVVDEVLATIFRSPRSYTGEETVEISCHGGVLVTQAVLETILEQNVRAAEPGEFTQRAFLNGKLDLEQAEAVADLIHAKSIKAVDAAHQQLEGKLGEHIKTFRQQIIDATAMVELELDFIEEDVEFANKDQLRKLLLDVEQEINTLLETYETGRLVKDGVRTVFIGRPNAGKSTLLNTLVGSERAIVTEIAGTTRDTIDADWSYDGLLFKLIDTAGLRDTEDVIEAEGVKRSQKAFEQADLVVYLKDLSLPMDSSEREEIAAFQKRAGETPFLLVGTKLDLELPSEEERIHFDLKISSVDNTNIDRLKKQMKQRALESKDYDTSSLLVTSSRHRDALQKARENVQRAIQALDRGMTGDFLSIDLRAALKELGAITGEITNEHLLDSIFSRFCIGK; from the coding sequence TTGTCAGACATCATTCAAAATCAGCCCATTGCAGCTATTGCCACTCCTGTTGGAGAAGGGGGGATTGCCGTGATTCGTGTTTCAGGCCGCGAGTCAATAAAAAAAGTGAACGCATGTTTTCGCGGGAAAGATCTGACGGATGCAGATTCACACACAGTCCACTTTGGGAAAATCATCAAAAAAGATGGCCGTGTAGTGGATGAAGTGCTGGCAACCATTTTCAGATCTCCAAGGTCCTACACCGGTGAAGAAACGGTTGAAATATCCTGCCACGGCGGTGTGCTGGTCACCCAGGCAGTGCTCGAAACTATCCTCGAACAAAATGTACGCGCTGCTGAGCCGGGAGAATTTACCCAGCGCGCATTTCTGAACGGAAAACTCGACCTGGAGCAGGCGGAAGCAGTGGCCGACCTCATTCACGCCAAAAGTATAAAGGCGGTGGACGCAGCTCATCAGCAGCTTGAGGGAAAGCTGGGGGAGCACATCAAAACATTTCGTCAGCAGATTATCGACGCTACCGCGATGGTGGAGCTGGAACTCGATTTTATTGAGGAAGATGTGGAGTTCGCGAATAAAGATCAGCTGAGAAAACTGCTCCTTGATGTGGAGCAGGAGATCAACACACTGCTCGAAACCTACGAAACCGGGCGGCTGGTGAAAGATGGTGTCAGAACGGTGTTCATCGGAAGACCCAACGCGGGAAAATCTACGCTGCTGAACACACTGGTCGGAAGTGAGCGCGCTATTGTAACCGAAATTGCCGGAACCACCCGTGATACGATCGATGCCGACTGGAGCTACGACGGCCTTCTGTTTAAACTGATTGATACCGCCGGGCTCCGCGATACTGAAGATGTGATTGAGGCGGAAGGAGTTAAACGATCACAAAAAGCATTTGAGCAGGCGGATCTGGTGGTTTATCTGAAGGATTTGTCACTGCCGATGGACAGCAGTGAACGGGAAGAAATTGCCGCTTTCCAGAAACGGGCGGGGGAGACACCCTTCCTTCTGGTCGGCACCAAGCTCGATCTCGAACTGCCGTCTGAAGAGGAACGTATCCACTTTGATTTGAAAATCTCTTCTGTCGATAACACAAACATCGACAGACTAAAAAAACAGATGAAACAGCGGGCACTGGAGAGCAAAGATTACGATACATCCAGCTTGCTGGTTACCTCCTCGCGTCACCGCGACGCACTGCAGAAGGCACGTGAAAATGTACAGCGGGCCATTCAGGCACTCGACAGGGGAATGACCGGTGACTTTCTCTCCATCGACCTTCGGGCTGCACTCAAAGAACTGGGCGCCATTACAGGAGAGATCACCAACGAACACCTGCTTGATTCGATTTTCTCGCGTTTTTGTATTGGTAAGTAA
- a CDS encoding CPBP family intramembrane glutamic endopeptidase, translating to MRERDGVLFNNSEKIRERFSRVPIAKSFFALLLWGGIGGIALYYLYQSFDLDQTTFELIVFYAVYAVPLLLTLWVLKWDRLPVTPVFIGEKKNLPKTAYVFILFTITISTIWVTLILLHAVDPGWAESHLNWLNSIEMFDIGDDTTFIQYFLIFGVIAVVAPIVEEIVFRGILIERLGRKFGYTSALITSSVFFGFLHVSFISATIFGLILGILYLKTRSLMLPVLIHMANNAIATFLIFTEESFDFAAWETVTPYIENAWIGILLFAAVMAWFVWFLKENWSTVTNMNPFGDQGTASSSEISDPETHQ from the coding sequence ATGAGAGAAAGAGACGGTGTATTATTCAACAATTCAGAAAAAATCAGAGAGCGCTTCAGCAGGGTTCCCATCGCAAAAAGCTTTTTTGCACTTTTGCTGTGGGGAGGAATCGGTGGGATTGCCCTGTACTATTTATATCAGAGTTTTGACCTGGATCAGACAACCTTCGAGCTAATTGTTTTTTATGCGGTTTATGCTGTTCCTTTACTTCTGACTCTCTGGGTATTAAAATGGGACAGGCTTCCTGTAACGCCGGTTTTTATCGGGGAGAAGAAAAATTTACCGAAGACAGCCTACGTCTTCATTCTGTTTACCATCACCATCAGCACAATATGGGTTACCCTTATTCTGCTCCATGCGGTCGATCCCGGCTGGGCTGAATCGCATCTTAACTGGCTGAACAGTATTGAAATGTTCGATATCGGTGACGATACCACATTCATTCAATATTTTTTGATTTTTGGGGTGATCGCAGTCGTGGCGCCGATCGTAGAGGAAATAGTTTTCCGGGGGATTTTAATCGAGAGGCTGGGCAGGAAGTTCGGGTATACAAGCGCGCTCATAACGTCGTCGGTATTTTTTGGATTTCTGCACGTCAGCTTCATTTCAGCCACAATTTTCGGACTGATCCTGGGGATTTTATACCTGAAAACGCGGTCTCTCATGCTTCCGGTTCTCATCCATATGGCCAATAATGCCATCGCAACATTTTTAATCTTCACAGAAGAGAGCTTCGATTTCGCCGCGTGGGAAACCGTCACACCGTATATAGAAAACGCATGGATAGGCATCCTGCTGTTTGCTGCGGTAATGGCGTGGTTTGTCTGGTTCCTGAAAGAGAACTGGAGTACTGTAACAAATATGAATCCTTTTGGAGACCAGGGAACCGCTTCATCAAGTGAAATAAGTGATCCAGAAACTCATCAGTGA
- a CDS encoding M20/M25/M40 family metallo-hydrolase: MKKLNLVLLSALFLFAITSCSGEDPATEQQDVSEIPETLLDQALEDVEYLASDELEGRRTGTEGNRMAQDYIENRFESLGLQTFGESYRHLFDHTNRRTNEEFTDAVNLIGYIEGSANQDRYIVVTAHYDHLGISDGEIYNGADDNASGTGGLMAAAAYFTDNQPENSIMFIAFDAEEQGLGGARYFVENPVVSLEDMVLNINMDMISTNFEDELYAVGTYHYPYLKPMIEEYTADASIDVLFGYDSDEWDQDWTLSSDHGPFHQQGVPFVYFGVEDHDHYHAPTDTFENINPEFYRNSVRTIIRVIEGFDRDLDSVVEQSDR; encoded by the coding sequence GTTTCCGAAATCCCTGAAACACTGCTTGACCAGGCTCTTGAAGATGTGGAGTATCTTGCATCGGATGAACTGGAGGGCCGGCGTACCGGAACTGAAGGAAACCGGATGGCGCAGGATTACATTGAAAACCGGTTTGAAAGCCTCGGTCTGCAGACATTCGGCGAAAGTTACCGTCATCTTTTTGATCACACCAATCGCCGGACGAATGAAGAGTTTACCGACGCTGTAAACCTGATCGGGTACATAGAAGGGAGTGCAAACCAGGATCGGTACATCGTTGTGACAGCACATTACGATCACCTGGGAATCAGTGATGGTGAAATTTACAACGGAGCGGACGATAATGCATCCGGAACCGGTGGTTTGATGGCAGCAGCAGCTTATTTTACCGATAATCAACCCGAAAACAGCATCATGTTTATCGCTTTTGATGCGGAAGAGCAGGGGCTTGGAGGCGCACGATACTTTGTTGAAAATCCGGTTGTTTCCCTTGAAGATATGGTGTTGAACATCAATATGGATATGATCAGCACTAATTTTGAGGATGAACTTTACGCGGTGGGCACATACCACTATCCCTACCTGAAACCGATGATTGAGGAGTATACAGCAGATGCTTCGATTGATGTGCTGTTTGGCTATGATTCTGATGAGTGGGATCAGGACTGGACGCTGTCATCCGATCACGGTCCGTTTCATCAGCAGGGCGTTCCGTTTGTCTATTTCGGAGTGGAAGATCACGATCACTATCACGCACCGACCGATACGTTTGAGAATATCAATCCTGAGTTTTACAGGAATTCAGTCCGCACGATCATCCGCGTAATTGAGGGATTTGACAGGGATCTGGACAGCGTAGTGGAGCAATCAGACAGGTAG